A window of Halobacillus naozhouensis genomic DNA:
CCTGTGGATTCGAATGGGGATGTTGTAAGCGAGTCGAAAGCAACTTATACTGTCTACAATATGTACGGCATCGGAGCAGTTGATGACAACCCATTAAACGGCGGAGCTAAAACTGCTTTCAAAAAAGGTTGGTTTACACCAGAAAAAGCAATTATTGGGGGAGCAGCTTTTGTATCTCAGAATTATATTCAAACTGGACAAGATACCTTATATAAAATGAGGTGGAACCCAGACAATCCTGGAGTACATCAGTACGCTACTCATGTTGCGTGGGCAGAAATACAGACAAATAAATTAACGCAAATTTACAACTCATTAAGCGACTATATCTTAGTTTTTGATATCCCGTCATATCAGGGCCAACCAGAGCCTGGATCAGAGCCTAAACCGGGTCAGGATAAACCAACACAAAACATTACAGAGTTCCCTGTGAATGTTTATGGAATAGTTAATGCAGATCCATCATTAAATTTGCGGGAATTTCCCACCACGAATTCTAGCATCCTAGATAGTATCCCAAATAACTCTAAGATAACAGTATTAGGCAAAGATGGGGCTTGGTACCAAGTTTCCTATAATGGCAAAACTGGATGGGTTCACGGAGATTATTTAAAACTGTTAAATCTATTGGAAATCGGCGTAGATAACCTTAATATTCGCTCAGGTCCTTCTACAAGTAATGAAGTTATAGGACAAGTCTCCCAGGGTTACTTAGTAGCAGGCGTCCTCGATGAAAACAATGAGCTTGTTAGAGACAATGAATGGTATCAAATATATTACAACGGTACAAAAGCTTGGACTAGTAACGGAAATGGTACTTATGTATATGAACGATAGATTAATAGCAACTTTTTAAAATCGGCTCTATCTTGAGCCGATTTTTTTATTCTATAGTAAATTATCTATCTATTGATTAATTAACAAGAGAGATGTAAAATGTGTTAGTGTTAATCCTTATAAACTTTTATGTTAAAATAAACGTAGGTATTGTATATTCCTTTTTGTAAATAAAAATAGACATTTTATTGTTTAATGCTTCTAGGCCAAGGAGGATCTAATGTGAAAAAAGTTATAACTTATGGAACATTTGATTTGTTGCATTGGGGACATATAAATTTATTGAAACGAGCAGCAGAATTAGGGGATTATTTGATTGTAGCGATTTCCTCGGATGGGTTTAATGCTATTAAAAATAAAGAAGCTTATCACAGTTTCGAAAACCGCAAAATGATTTTAGAAGCCATTCGTTATGTTGATGAAGTCATCCCTGAAGATAATTGGGAGCAAAAAGTTAATGACGTTCAGGATCATGACATTGATATCTTTGTCATGGGAGATGACTGGAAAGGTAAATTTGATCATTTGAAGGAATACTGTGAGGTCATTTATCTTCCACGTACTGTAGGGATTTCAACGTCTAAAATAAAAGACGACTTGCTTGATGTGGAAAATGGTTAGAGACCTTCTTGTAAGCATGTACTTGCTTACAGTAAGAATTTTATTTGAAGTGTTTAAAATGAGTCCCCAACAGAGGAAAACGGTGTTTGTTTCTTCTTTTGGGGATAATATTTTGCACACTGTTGAAGCCTTAAAGAAACAGTACAGTGGAAATATAGTCATTTTAAAGGACGTAGGTTGTCGTTATAGTTATAGAGAAGACTCCCAAACCTCCGTTCTTTCCTTTGACATGAAGAAACCTTATGCTTTTATACTATCAATCTATCATCTAGCTACTTGTGAAAAAGTGTTTGTCGATAATTATTTTGGGTTCTTAGCTGCTGCTAATTTTCGTGATAACGTAGAGTGCATACAACTTTGGCATGCCTCTGGAGCTGTAAAAAGGTTCGGGCTTAAGGATCCTTCAATCCACAACAGGACAAAACGGGCCAACGAGCGTTTTCGTAAGGTGTATAGTAAATTTGATCATGTTGTCGTGGGATCTGAAAAAATGGCGGATATATTTAAGGAAAGTTTCGGGCTTTCCGACACTCAAATCTTGAGAACAGGTGTACCCCGAACCGATTACTATTTTAAAGAAGAGGATAACGAAGATATCAAGGCTAGGATGGAGAGAAAACATCCTAGAATTAAAGGTAAAAAGGTTATTTTATATGCCCCAACTTTTCGGGACAATAAGTTAACCGATCCAGATATTCAATTAAATTTAAAATTAATGTATGAGAATTTACAGGAAGACTATGTACTTCTTATGCGTCTTCATCCGGCAATTAGGACAAAGTTCATGAACTCTTTTCCTAACTTTATCATTGATGTCTCGACAGGTGAGAAAATTAATGAACTATTAATGATTACGGATTTATTAATAACCGATTATTCTTCAATTCCTTATGAATTTTCGTTATTGAATAAACCGATGATTTTCTATTCGTATGACCTTGAGGATTATTCGAGGGCACGAGGATTTTGGGATGACTATCATTCGATGGTTCCTGGCCCTGTTGCTTATACAAGTGAAGAAATTATCGAGATTATTCTGAATGAGCCGTACAATATGAATGTTGTCAACCAGTTTTCTCTAGATTGGAATCAATATTCAAAAGGACAATCCAGCCAGCAACTCATCCAAGCTATTTATGGGGATGTAGCAGAGAAAGAAGAAGCTTTATTCGAACAAAGATAGTCGTTAAGGGGATCTTAACGGTTATCTTTGTTTTTTAATATAACGAACCAGACAATGTTTCGTTGAGGCACGCCCCCTTTCAATACCCCTTTTTATTTCCTGCCTTCCCAAACTTTGAATAAAAACATAGGCAGCTTAATCTGTCTCTTGATTCTCCACGGCTCAATGATCAAACGATACAACCACTCAATTCCAAATCGTTGAAAAATAGCTGGAGCACGCTTCACTTTACCTGACAATACATCAAACGAACCGCCTACCCCCTGAAAAATTCGCACATCAAGGTCTTTCATGTTCTCAACAATCCAGTGTTCTTGTCTTGGACTTCCTAGTGCCACAAATAGGATGTCAGGTTTAGCTGCATTGATTTGCTGCTTGATATATCCTTGATCCTTTACATATCCATCCAACACACCAGCTATTTTTAAATTAGGATATTTCCTGATTAGGCTTTCTTTCGCTTTTTCAGCCACCCCTGGCTTAGCCCCATAAAGAAAAACAGATTTATCATGGATGGTTGCCTGTTCACATAATGTAAGCAGCATATCTATCCCCGTTACTCGCTGTGAAATGTCTCCTCCTTTGATCTTTGAAGCCAGGAGAACACCTACACCGTCAGGTATCTGGTATGTTGCCCCATTTAGTAAGCGCCGCAATTCTGCATCTTGTTGAGCTCTAAGAATCTTTTCGGGATTAATCGCTACGATAAAAGATTGTTTCTTTTGTTCAATGTCCAACATAATCTTTTCTTTTAGTTGGTTATAAGAATGGCTGCTTACGTTAACTCCTAGAAACTTCTCCTTCATGATTTCACCTGTACTCTGTCAATTTTTGAATCCCCTAATCTCTTTACAAGGAACCCTGTATTTTTCCATCTGTCTAAATCCAGAACATTCTTCGTATCAAAGACCAGTTTATTCCTCATTGTATCCTTTACCTTTTCAGGATCCAGTGTTTTAAATTCATCATGATCTGTCAAAAAGACTACAATATCAGCTTGATTCAAGGCTTCCTCCAAATCTTGGGTTTGATTCATAACCACATTGTGTTTGATATGCGGATCAAAGGCTGTAAAGTTCATGCCTCTCTCCACCATTTTTTCTATAACCTTCAGGGACGGGCTCTCCCGCTGATCATCAATATTGGCTTTGAACGATATCCCAAATAGAGCTATTTTAGGATCTCCTATAAAGTTTTCCTGGCACAACTCTTCGATTTTATTAGCTGTAAATATAGGCATATGGTCATTTGTATTTCTCGAAAGCTGGATAATATTTGACAGTCCGGGTTCAATTTCAGCTAAAAACCATGGGTCAACTGCTATACAGTGTCCTCCTACTCCAGGGCCTGGTGTGTGGATATTTACACGAGGATGATAGTTGGCCAATCGAATGGCTTCCCATGAATTGACGCCAATTTTCTCACTTATTAACGCAAGCTCATTCGCGAATGCGATATTGACATCACGGTAAGTATTTTCGATCACTTTTGCCATCTCAGCTGTTGTTGCATCAGTCAGATGTATATTCCCGCGTACGAACGATTGATACAATTCTTTAGTCATCTGTGAAGACTCCTGGTCGATTCCCCCAACAATTCGATCATTACCCACCAGTTCTTGAAAAACTTTTCCTGGAATAACACGTTCAGGTGAATGGGAAACGAACAAGTCCTCCCCTAACCTCAATCCGGATTCACGTAAAATAGGGAGCATTACATCTTCAACGGTTCTTGGAGGTACAGTGGATTCCAAAATAACAAGGTTTCCCGGGTTAAGATAAGGAACAATAGACTCAGTAGCACTTCGTACATAATCCAGGTTGGCCGTTTTATCTGCTTTAA
This region includes:
- the tagD gene encoding glycerol-3-phosphate cytidylyltransferase, which encodes MKKVITYGTFDLLHWGHINLLKRAAELGDYLIVAISSDGFNAIKNKEAYHSFENRKMILEAIRYVDEVIPEDNWEQKVNDVQDHDIDIFVMGDDWKGKFDHLKEYCEVIYLPRTVGISTSKIKDDLLDVENG
- a CDS encoding CDP-glycerol glycerophosphotransferase family protein — protein: MLTVRILFEVFKMSPQQRKTVFVSSFGDNILHTVEALKKQYSGNIVILKDVGCRYSYREDSQTSVLSFDMKKPYAFILSIYHLATCEKVFVDNYFGFLAAANFRDNVECIQLWHASGAVKRFGLKDPSIHNRTKRANERFRKVYSKFDHVVVGSEKMADIFKESFGLSDTQILRTGVPRTDYYFKEEDNEDIKARMERKHPRIKGKKVILYAPTFRDNKLTDPDIQLNLKLMYENLQEDYVLLMRLHPAIRTKFMNSFPNFIIDVSTGEKINELLMITDLLITDYSSIPYEFSLLNKPMIFYSYDLEDYSRARGFWDDYHSMVPGPVAYTSEEIIEIILNEPYNMNVVNQFSLDWNQYSKGQSSQQLIQAIYGDVAEKEEALFEQR
- a CDS encoding WecB/TagA/CpsF family glycosyltransferase; amino-acid sequence: MKEKFLGVNVSSHSYNQLKEKIMLDIEQKKQSFIVAINPEKILRAQQDAELRRLLNGATYQIPDGVGVLLASKIKGGDISQRVTGIDMLLTLCEQATIHDKSVFLYGAKPGVAEKAKESLIRKYPNLKIAGVLDGYVKDQGYIKQQINAAKPDILFVALGSPRQEHWIVENMKDLDVRIFQGVGGSFDVLSGKVKRAPAIFQRFGIEWLYRLIIEPWRIKRQIKLPMFLFKVWEGRK
- a CDS encoding nucleotide sugar dehydrogenase gives rise to the protein MKKSLCIVGLGYIGLPTSVMFAINGHQVHGVDVNDGVVEMINNKQLHIEENGLCERLEEAVEARSFKASVEPTEADVFIIAVPSPIKADKTANLDYVRSATESIVPYLNPGNLVILESTVPPRTVEDVMLPILRESGLRLGEDLFVSHSPERVIPGKVFQELVGNDRIVGGIDQESSQMTKELYQSFVRGNIHLTDATTAEMAKVIENTYRDVNIAFANELALISEKIGVNSWEAIRLANYHPRVNIHTPGPGVGGHCIAVDPWFLAEIEPGLSNIIQLSRNTNDHMPIFTANKIEELCQENFIGDPKIALFGISFKANIDDQRESPSLKVIEKMVERGMNFTAFDPHIKHNVVMNQTQDLEEALNQADIVVFLTDHDEFKTLDPEKVKDTMRNKLVFDTKNVLDLDRWKNTGFLVKRLGDSKIDRVQVKS